From the Candidatus Krumholzibacteriia bacterium genome, the window TGGCCGAGGGTGGAACGCTGTTCCTGGATGAAATCGGCGAGATGGGTATCACCCTGCAGTCGCGCCTGCTGCGCGTGCTGGAGAACAAGACCTTCCGCCGCGTGGGCGGGGTGAAGGACATGACGGTGAATACGCGCATCATCTCGGCGACCAACCGGGACCTGCAGGAGGCCATCAAGGACAAGCTCTTCCGTGAGGATCTCTACTATCGCCTCAAGGTGATTCCGTTGCACATCCCGTCGCTGCGCGAGCGCCGCGAGGACATTCCGCTGCTCGTGAACCACTTCATCGAGCGCTTCAACCGCGAGCTGGGCAAGCAGGTCGCCCCGGCGGGCCCCGACGTCATGGGGCTGCTGGTGGCCTACGAATGGCCGGGGAACGTGCGCGAGTTGCGCAACGTGATCGAGCGCGCCATGCTGTTGGAGGCCCAGGACGCGTTGCTGACCTCTCACCTGCCGCCGGAGATCCGCGGCAAGGCGGGCGGGGAAATTCCGTCGGTGCGTTCCTCGGCGAGCATCGCCGAGGCGTTCTTCCCGATGACGCTGCGTGACGTGGAGCGCATCCAGATCGAGCGGACCCTGGAGCAGACCAACGGCAACAAGTCGCGCGCGGCGGCCATCCTGGGCATCTCGCGCCAGACCTTGCGCGAGAAGCTCAAGTCGTTCAACGGTGGTGAGCTCCCCGGCCCGGGCCCCGCGGCCTAGGTGGTCAGAATCTTCCCGTTCGGTTCCCACCGGGGGCCGG encodes:
- a CDS encoding sigma-54 dependent transcriptional regulator; the encoded protein is MPKTILIIDDEKTIRWSLGEALSTTGYDTIEADTASGGIAKFREASPDLVLLDMKLPDGSGLDVLKTLKAEDPAVPVIMMTAYAEVETAVEAMKSGAYDFVAKPYAAEKLRVTIANALETDRLKSEIAYLRSSSTGTSFFKQFIGRSPAMTEIFDKIRKIGQSKANTILITGESGSGKELVARAIHACSHDEPRAFMEINCASVPETLLESELFGYEKGAFTDAKTRKKGLVELAEGGTLFLDEIGEMGITLQSRLLRVLENKTFRRVGGVKDMTVNTRIISATNRDLQEAIKDKLFREDLYYRLKVIPLHIPSLRERREDIPLLVNHFIERFNRELGKQVAPAGPDVMGLLVAYEWPGNVRELRNVIERAMLLEAQDALLTSHLPPEIRGKAGGEIPSVRSSASIAEAFFPMTLRDVERIQIERTLEQTNGNKSRAAAILGISRQTLREKLKSFNGGELPGPGPAA